From the Desulfovibrio sp. JY genome, one window contains:
- a CDS encoding glycosyltransferase: MHFRKALLISHITDLAGPSEALENYLRERSDVLGVIYHPFHYCSDRRSIARKYVSGKLTTEKKRCGLALPNLLTYFKDAIFSLVFFFSLGGRYNDCVACDPLNAVVAIILKKCRLIDQVVFYTIDWMPGRFANPVLNAVYHALDRFCVKNCDAAWNISPRIVDVRREQGLPDARNVLVPVGVDLEKIDLPDKSDRAPRDLVLLGALAPSKGVDLVIEAWPRLIARFPDLRLHVIGKTPNDAVEDGVVYAPYEPRLRELGDSVILHGVMNHDKVLETLPACDISLALYRPTDNNLSRWADPSRVKDYLACGVPVIITDVPEIAKDVTTEQAGIVADYTSEAVEAAVAAMVEDPAQWRAMRQAAVTYMQRYRWSAIFDASFEAAWG; encoded by the coding sequence ATGCACTTTCGCAAAGCCCTGCTCATCAGCCACATCACGGACCTGGCCGGCCCGTCCGAGGCCCTGGAGAACTACCTCCGCGAACGTTCCGACGTCCTCGGCGTCATCTACCATCCGTTCCACTACTGCTCGGACCGCCGTTCCATCGCCCGCAAATACGTTTCCGGGAAGCTTACGACCGAAAAGAAGCGTTGCGGACTGGCCCTGCCCAACCTGCTCACCTATTTCAAGGACGCGATCTTCTCGCTGGTCTTTTTCTTCTCCCTGGGCGGCCGCTACAACGACTGCGTGGCCTGCGATCCCCTGAACGCAGTGGTGGCCATCATCCTCAAGAAATGCCGGCTCATCGACCAGGTGGTCTTCTACACCATCGACTGGATGCCCGGCCGCTTCGCCAACCCGGTTTTAAACGCCGTCTACCACGCCCTGGACCGGTTTTGCGTGAAAAACTGCGACGCGGCCTGGAACATCTCGCCGCGCATCGTGGACGTGCGCCGGGAACAGGGGCTGCCGGACGCGCGAAACGTGCTCGTGCCCGTGGGCGTGGACCTGGAAAAAATCGACCTGCCGGACAAGTCCGACCGCGCGCCGCGCGACCTGGTGCTCTTGGGCGCGCTGGCCCCGTCCAAGGGCGTGGATCTGGTCATCGAGGCCTGGCCGCGCCTTATCGCCCGCTTTCCCGACCTGCGCCTGCACGTCATCGGCAAGACGCCCAACGACGCCGTCGAGGACGGCGTGGTCTACGCGCCCTACGAGCCGCGCCTGCGCGAACTCGGCGACTCCGTCATCCTCCACGGCGTCATGAACCACGACAAGGTCCTCGAGACGCTGCCGGCCTGCGACATCAGCCTGGCGCTCTACCGCCCCACGGACAACAACCTGTCGCGCTGGGCCGACCCGAGCCGCGTGAAGGACTATCTTGCCTGCGGCGTGCCGGTCATCATCACCGACGTGCCCGAGATCGCCAAGGACGTGACGACCGAACAGGCGGGCATCGTGGCCGATTATACGTCCGAGGCCGTGGAAGCGGCCGTGGCGGCCATGGTCGAAGACCCGGCCCAATGGCGGGCCATGCGACAGGCGGCCGTCACGTACATGCAGCGCTACCGCTGGTCGGCGATTTTCGACGCTTCCTTCGAAGCGGCCTGGGGGTAG
- the amrB gene encoding AmmeMemoRadiSam system protein B translates to MQYPRARHDLEFVPITHEGRSMILVRDRLGLVPYGTGVPAGLLPILALMDGQRSLADLEREITALQGGRPVTVADIERVLAELDAGGLLDTPRYQAKKAEAAAAFAARDIREPLFAGPAYPDNPELLVPYLDAILADAPEASLGGGRILAAIAPHIDLEAGRAGYAAAYAPLRGLSPKRVVVLGVGHQILRGLYCLTDKAYGTPLGNIPADAAAVAGLRLAGGACVDPGDLQHRDEHSVEFQAVFLRHVLAGDFSLVPVLCGSPRSVLPAQSRSAFLDYAGPFLDALRGVAADPDTLFVAGVDFSHIGPKFGHDKPASELEQAAMAHDAALLAALAAGDPEAFWAESARVDDGYNVCGLASLATLAEIVPACALTVTCHDIMRESETASAVTFAAAALTAR, encoded by the coding sequence ATGCAATATCCTCGTGCCCGGCACGACCTGGAATTCGTTCCCATCACTCACGAAGGCCGCTCCATGATCCTCGTGCGCGACCGGCTGGGGCTCGTGCCCTACGGCACGGGCGTGCCGGCCGGACTCCTGCCGATCCTGGCGCTCATGGACGGGCAGCGGTCGCTTGCCGACCTCGAACGGGAGATCACGGCGCTCCAGGGCGGCCGGCCGGTGACGGTCGCGGACATCGAGCGGGTGCTGGCCGAACTGGACGCCGGCGGACTCCTCGATACCCCGCGCTACCAGGCCAAAAAGGCCGAGGCCGCCGCCGCATTCGCGGCCCGGGATATCCGCGAGCCCCTTTTCGCCGGCCCGGCCTATCCCGACAATCCGGAACTGCTCGTGCCCTATCTCGACGCCATCCTGGCCGATGCGCCGGAAGCTTCCCTGGGGGGCGGGCGCATCCTGGCCGCCATTGCTCCGCACATCGACCTCGAGGCGGGCAGGGCCGGCTACGCCGCCGCCTACGCCCCCCTGCGCGGGCTTTCCCCCAAGCGGGTGGTGGTGCTCGGCGTGGGACATCAGATCTTGCGCGGCCTCTACTGCCTGACCGACAAGGCCTACGGCACGCCGCTCGGGAACATCCCGGCCGACGCGGCGGCGGTCGCCGGGCTGCGCCTGGCTGGCGGAGCCTGCGTCGACCCGGGCGATTTGCAGCACCGCGACGAGCATTCGGTGGAATTTCAGGCGGTTTTCCTGCGCCACGTGCTGGCCGGCGATTTCAGCCTGGTGCCGGTGCTGTGCGGTTCGCCGCGAAGCGTGCTGCCGGCGCAGTCCCGAAGCGCCTTCCTCGACTATGCCGGGCCGTTTCTCGATGCCTTGCGCGGGGTGGCCGCCGATCCGGACACGCTTTTCGTCGCGGGTGTGGATTTTTCCCACATCGGTCCCAAGTTCGGCCACGACAAGCCGGCCTCGGAGTTGGAGCAGGCGGCCATGGCCCACGACGCGGCGCTTCTGGCCGCTTTGGCGGCCGGCGATCCCGAGGCCTTCTGGGCGGAATCGGCCCGGGTCGACGACGGCTACAACGTGTGCGGGCTCGCCTCCCTGGCCACCCTGGCCGAGATCGTGCCCGCCTGCGCCCT